A region of Calypte anna isolate BGI_N300 chromosome 22, bCalAnn1_v1.p, whole genome shotgun sequence DNA encodes the following proteins:
- the LOC115599530 gene encoding gastrokine-1-like, with protein MKFTIVATVLLGLWLVPALAQYFQDQEGLPQVINPVQSQTITKQVTVNGGLQILLINRQFRVATIEQQNSFRSWKTIWNYESGFIATKVQAACYVSVMNRAEMPSFNSLPQLADSNRNLLFPGQPAKQITFQVQGPVQNLQAYGQKVVSMCRGLPTYVATETYGLENTYSQSCTRLDVLGVVELQYCRTNINIDANIPVKGSVSSFP; from the exons ATGAAGTTCACT attGTGGCTACCGTCCTCCTTGGACTCTGGCTGGTTCCAGCCCTTGCTCAATAT TTTCAGGACCAGGAGGGACTCCCTCAGGTCATAAACCCGGTGCAATCCCAAACTATCACCAAGCAAGTCACTGTCAATGGAGGCTTACAAATTCTGCTCATCAACAGGCAGTTTCGTGTGGCCACCATTGAGCAGCAGAACAGCTTCAGGTCATGGAAAACCATCTGGAACTATGAATCT ggCTTCATTGCAACCAAAGTGCAGGCAGCTTGCTACGTTTCTGTCATGAACAGAGCAGAGATGCCCAGCTTTAATTCACTTCCTCAGCTGGCTGATTCCAACAGG AACCTGCTCTTCCCAGGACAACCTGCCAAGCAGATCACATTCCAGGTCCAGGGACCTGTCCAAAACCTCCAGGCTTATGGACAAAAAGTCGTTTCCATGTGCAGAGGACTCCCCACCTACGTGGCCACTGAAACTTATG gACTCGAAAACACTTACAGTCAATCATGCACCAGACTTGATGTCCTGGGAGTTGTGGAGCTCCAGTATTGCCGTACCAATATCAATATTGATGCCAACATCCCTGTCAAGGGCTCAGTGTCTTCCTTTCCCTGA
- the LOC115599531 gene encoding gastrokine-1-like, with amino-acid sequence MKFTIVATVLLGLWLVPALAQYFQDQEGLPQVINPVQSQTITKQVTVNGGLQILLINRQFRVATIEQQNSFRSWKTIWNYESGFIATKVQAACYVSVMNRAEMPSFNSLPQLADSNRNLLFPGQPAKQITFQVQGPVQNLQAYGQKVVSMCRGLPTYVATETYGLENTYSQSCTRLDVLGVVELQYCRTNINIDANIPVKGSVSSFP; translated from the exons ATGAAGTTCACT attGTGGCTACCGTCCTCCTTGGACTCTGGCTGGTTCCAGCCCTTGCTCAATAT TTTCAGGACCAGGAGGGACTCCCTCAGGTCATAAACCCGGTGCAATCCCAAACTATCACCAAGCAAGTCACTGTCAATGGAGGCTTACAAATTCTGCTCATCAACAGGCAGTTTCGTGTGGCCACCATTGAGCAGCAGAACAGCTTCAGGTCATGGAAAACCATCTGGAACTATGAATCT ggCTTCATTGCAACCAAAGTGCAGGCAGCTTGCTACGTTTCTGTCATGAACAGAGCAGAGATGCCCAGCTTTAATTCACTTCCTCAGCTGGCTGATTCCAACAGG AACCTGCTCTTCCCAGGACAACCTGCCAAGCAGATCACATTCCAGGTCCAGGGACCTGTCCAAAACCTCCAGGCTTATGGACAAAAAGTCGTTTCCATGTGCAGAGGACTCCCCACCTACGTGGCCACTGAAACTTACG gacTTGAAAACACTTACAGTCAATCATGCACCAGACTTGATGTCCTGGGAGTTGTGGAGCTCCAGTATTGCCGTACCAATATCAATATTGATGCCAACATCCCTGTCAAGGGCTCAGTATCTTCCTTTCCCTGA
- the LOC115599564 gene encoding gastrokine-1-like has product MKFTVVIASLLGVFLAPGLANWNRKTWQPNHPLTDIGVITNAQESSGDWKSVWDFASGYAATKVFSRNTCIISKMDRRAFLPQEFPAAPQGDEGFGPQPLPPGGNHFFISSNRLQSLRPYGKRIQALCRGIPSYLAYPAAGSNFLMQDVACLKVDINQLPVYYCH; this is encoded by the exons ATGAAGTTCACT GTTGTGATTGCTTCTCTTCTTGGAGTTTTCCTGGCTCCAGGTCTTGCTAATTGG AACAGGAAGACTTGGCAACCCAATCACCCTCTGACTGACATCGGGGTCATCACCAACGCACAGGAGAGCTCTGGGGACTGGAAATCTGTCTGGGACTTCGCCTCT GGCTACGCTGCAACCAAGGTATTTTCCAGAAACACCTGTATCATTTCTAAAATGGACAGGAGGGCTTTCCTCCCTCAAGagtttcctgcagctcctcaagGAGATGAG GGCTTTGGTCCTCAGCCACTTCCACCTGGAGGGAATCACTTCTTTATCTCATCAAACAGACTCCAGAGCTTGCGCCCATACGGAAAACGCATCCAGGCTCTGTGCAGAGGGATTCCTTCCTACCTGGCTTACCCAGCTGCTG gaTCAAACTTCTTAATGCAAGATGTTGCATGTTTGAAAGTTGACATTAATCAACTGCCCGTCTATTACTGCCATTAA
- the GKN2 gene encoding gastrokine-2 — MNGFAAVLFLLGVFWAQASALETFVLQEPGSNYVTGTMTIHSDKHIVDVHVRSGVYSSDTIFDYARGYIATRLFIRNACFIIKIDKEFIPELEELGRLAFERKTMRTVYSPNNVWVQFQSGNSRLGHFKDWLLYGKAIERLCSGLPLYQLEKTQPQPDFHSCARAGIPSILGLNVCERAA; from the exons atgaacgGATTT gctgcagttctTTTTTTGCTGGGAGTCTTTTGGGCTCAGGCTTCTGCACTGGAA ACCTTTGTCCTGCAAGAACCTGGCAGTAACTATGTCACTGGAACCATGACCATCCACAGTGACAAGCACATCGTTGATGTCCATGTCCGTTCTGGGGTGTACTCCTCTGACACCATTTTTGACTATGCACGT GGTTATATTGCTACACGGTTATTCATACGAAATGCCTGCTTTATCATTAAAATAGACAAGGAATTCATCCCAGAGCTGGAAGAACTTGGACGCCTGGCTTTTGAAAGAAAG acaatGAGGACTGTATATTCTCCAAACAACGTGTGGGTGCAGTTTCAATCTGGCAATTCCAGGCTAGGGCATTTCAAAGATTGGCTTCTCTACGGTAAAGCCATTGAACGCCTCTGCTCGGGGCTGCCTCTCTACCAGCTGGAAAAGACTCAGC caCAACCAGATTTTCACAGCTGTGCCAGAGCAGGAATTCCAAGCATTTTGGGCCTGAATGTCTGTGAAAGAGCTGCATAG